In a genomic window of Streptomyces pristinaespiralis:
- the ptsP gene encoding phosphoenolpyruvate--protein phosphotransferase, producing MTTGTTTSDSPAVPVTGVLNGIGIGGGSAAGPVARMAQPSVLPPPRTVDPADVPAEAAAARAALAKVAADLEQRAAAAGGDAAQVLSAQAMMAADPTLADQVGELVADGADAAHALDRAFRAFRASLEAAGGYFAERVADLDDLRRRSVAAVQGLAMPGLPDPGHPYVLVADDLAPADTALLDPAEVLALVTERGGPTSHTAILAKILGLPAVVGCAAAAELTDGTPVLVDGAAGTVETHPAPDTVAEAAARDARRRRAAAEVSGPGRTADDHAVKLLVNLGALQELDAAAAADSEGVGLFRTEFLYLDREQAPTAKEQTDAYRAVFDAFAGRRVVVRTLDAGADKPLPFVTTADEQNPALGVRGLRTARRDPELLETQLAAIAAAAEGTGADVWVMAPMVSVPSEAAAFAARVRAHGLRTAGAMVEVPAAALRAGDLARQCDFLSIGTNDLAQYAFAADRTLGTLAEFLDPWQPALLELVRAAAGAGAAYDRPVGVCGEAAADPLLALVLVGLGVSSLSAAPSCLGDVRATVAAHTLDDCRRLAALALAAPDATAARAAVRDGSVQPALT from the coding sequence GTGACGACCGGTACGACGACCTCCGACTCTCCCGCGGTCCCGGTCACCGGGGTGCTGAACGGCATCGGCATCGGCGGCGGCAGCGCCGCCGGGCCCGTCGCCCGGATGGCCCAGCCGTCCGTCCTGCCGCCTCCCCGCACCGTCGACCCGGCCGACGTACCGGCAGAGGCGGCAGCGGCCCGGGCCGCGCTGGCCAAGGTCGCCGCGGACCTGGAGCAGCGGGCGGCCGCCGCCGGCGGCGACGCGGCGCAGGTCCTCTCCGCGCAGGCGATGATGGCCGCCGACCCGACTCTCGCCGACCAGGTCGGCGAGCTCGTGGCCGACGGGGCCGACGCCGCCCACGCCCTCGACAGGGCGTTCCGCGCCTTCCGCGCGTCGCTCGAGGCGGCGGGCGGCTACTTCGCCGAACGCGTCGCCGACCTCGACGACCTCCGCCGGCGGTCGGTCGCGGCGGTCCAGGGCCTCGCGATGCCCGGCCTGCCGGACCCCGGCCATCCGTACGTCCTCGTCGCGGACGACCTCGCGCCCGCCGACACCGCGCTGCTCGACCCGGCCGAGGTCCTCGCCCTGGTCACCGAGCGCGGCGGCCCCACCAGCCACACGGCGATCCTCGCCAAGATCCTCGGTCTGCCGGCCGTCGTCGGATGCGCCGCCGCCGCGGAGCTGACGGACGGCACGCCGGTGCTCGTCGACGGCGCGGCCGGCACGGTCGAGACCCACCCGGCCCCGGACACCGTCGCCGAGGCCGCCGCGCGGGACGCACGACGCCGCCGGGCCGCGGCCGAGGTCAGCGGCCCCGGCAGGACGGCCGACGACCACGCGGTCAAACTGCTGGTCAACCTGGGCGCCTTGCAGGAACTGGACGCGGCCGCGGCCGCCGACAGCGAGGGCGTGGGGCTGTTCCGCACCGAGTTCCTCTACCTCGACCGCGAGCAGGCTCCCACCGCGAAGGAGCAGACCGACGCCTACCGCGCGGTCTTCGACGCCTTCGCCGGGCGCCGCGTCGTCGTACGCACCCTCGACGCGGGGGCCGACAAACCGCTGCCGTTCGTCACGACGGCCGACGAACAGAACCCCGCCCTCGGCGTGCGCGGCCTGCGCACCGCACGCCGTGACCCGGAGCTGCTCGAGACGCAGCTGGCCGCGATCGCCGCGGCGGCGGAGGGCACGGGAGCCGACGTATGGGTGATGGCGCCCATGGTCTCCGTGCCGAGTGAGGCAGCGGCCTTCGCGGCACGGGTGCGCGCCCACGGGCTGCGGACCGCGGGCGCCATGGTCGAGGTCCCGGCCGCGGCGCTGAGGGCGGGAGACCTCGCCCGGCAGTGCGACTTCCTCAGCATCGGGACGAACGACCTGGCCCAGTACGCGTTCGCGGCCGACCGCACCCTCGGCACGCTGGCCGAATTCCTGGATCCCTGGCAGCCGGCCCTGCTCGAACTGGTGCGGGCGGCGGCCGGGGCGGGCGCGGCCTACGACCGCCCCGTGGGGGTCTGCGGCGAGGCCGCGGCCGATCCGCTGCTCGCCCTGGTCCTCGTCGGGCTGGGCGTGAGCAGCCTCTCTGCCGCGCCGAGCTGCCTGGGGGACGTGCGCGCCACCGTGGCTGCGCACACCCTGGACGACTGCCGGCGGCTCGCCGCACTGGCACTGGCGGCCCCGGACGCGACGGCGGCCCGCGCGGCCGTGCGGGACGGTTCGGTGCAACCGGCCCTCACGTAG
- a CDS encoding SpoIIE family protein phosphatase, protein MNGADRPLELDFLRAVFESMGAGLYVTDTSGRLTASNPWADRLLGRDATQMLGQDLHDLLHRQADGRTIPRDECRVFSVLTTGTPAEGSDEFYLRADGTTVPIIWAATPLFRQGKVDGAVIVFHDFSLHRRAVDQQATHLMALEELTERLTIVAEISAVLSSTLDVPKMLHRLVRLLVPELGDWAAVDLRTHPQADDLRRIAVRCEDHLGQKHDHGGQNHGGGDDGPDDRPPPDALLGPLPPLTETPSASALARVLRGGRPVRLDAEDLAPQAPLARAHRDLFDRLGGHSAVVVPLSTTRQVFGALTVARRGERPPCTEADLLVLADIGRRAGLVLDNAQLFDQQRQLAETMQRQLLTPLPQVDHLQMAARYQPAESAAEIGGDWYDAFLLADGATTMVIGDVVGHDLKAAAHMAEVRNMLRALAWDRQEPPSLIMRRLDEAMTNTSDAPMATAVFARIEGEEGGPWQLHWVNAGHPPPLLVTYDGEARYLEAGHGPLLGMDSALHLGLGWPDARERLPARSTLLLYTDGLVESRTRSIDGGLAELRRHAGALAHRDVEDFCDELLARMAPSGDDVALLALRIPEWGEGRDGKPPPRQQSHSPAAPNRAAPGSLVEDTEVRDTS, encoded by the coding sequence GTGAACGGCGCTGACCGGCCGCTGGAGCTCGACTTCCTGCGTGCCGTGTTCGAGAGCATGGGTGCCGGGCTGTACGTCACCGACACCTCGGGGCGACTCACTGCCTCGAACCCGTGGGCCGACCGCCTCCTCGGCCGCGACGCCACGCAGATGCTGGGTCAGGACCTTCACGACCTGCTGCACCGGCAGGCCGACGGCAGGACGATCCCCCGGGACGAGTGCCGAGTGTTCTCCGTGCTGACCACCGGCACCCCCGCCGAGGGAAGCGACGAGTTCTACCTGCGGGCCGACGGCACCACCGTACCGATCATCTGGGCCGCCACACCCCTGTTCCGGCAGGGGAAGGTGGACGGTGCGGTGATCGTCTTCCACGACTTCAGCCTGCACCGCCGAGCCGTCGACCAGCAGGCGACGCACCTCATGGCACTGGAGGAGCTCACCGAGCGGCTGACCATCGTCGCGGAGATCTCCGCCGTGCTCAGTTCCACGCTCGACGTCCCGAAAATGCTGCACCGGCTGGTGCGTCTGCTGGTGCCGGAGCTGGGCGACTGGGCGGCGGTCGATCTGCGTACGCACCCTCAGGCCGACGACCTGCGCAGGATCGCCGTGCGGTGCGAGGACCACCTCGGGCAGAAGCACGACCACGGCGGGCAGAACCACGGAGGTGGGGACGACGGACCGGACGACCGCCCGCCGCCGGACGCGCTGCTGGGCCCGCTGCCGCCGTTGACAGAAACACCCTCCGCGTCGGCCCTCGCGCGTGTGCTGCGGGGCGGCCGGCCCGTGCGGCTGGACGCCGAGGACCTCGCACCGCAGGCCCCGCTCGCCCGGGCGCACCGGGACCTGTTCGATCGGCTCGGCGGGCATTCGGCGGTCGTGGTGCCGCTGAGCACCACGCGCCAGGTGTTCGGCGCGCTCACCGTGGCGCGCCGCGGCGAACGTCCGCCCTGCACGGAGGCCGACCTGTTGGTGCTGGCCGACATCGGGCGCCGGGCCGGCCTGGTGCTGGACAACGCCCAGCTGTTCGACCAGCAACGGCAGCTGGCGGAGACCATGCAACGTCAGCTCCTCACGCCGCTTCCCCAGGTCGACCACCTCCAGATGGCCGCCCGCTACCAGCCCGCGGAGAGCGCCGCCGAGATCGGCGGAGACTGGTACGACGCCTTCCTCCTCGCCGACGGCGCCACGACGATGGTCATCGGCGACGTCGTGGGCCACGACCTCAAGGCCGCGGCCCACATGGCCGAGGTGCGCAACATGCTCCGCGCGCTGGCCTGGGACCGGCAGGAACCTCCCAGCCTCATCATGCGACGCCTCGACGAGGCGATGACCAACACCAGTGACGCCCCCATGGCCACCGCCGTCTTCGCCCGGATCGAGGGCGAGGAGGGCGGGCCGTGGCAGCTGCACTGGGTCAACGCCGGCCACCCGCCGCCGCTCCTCGTGACGTACGACGGAGAGGCCCGTTACCTCGAAGCGGGCCACGGGCCCCTTCTCGGCATGGACTCCGCGCTGCATCTGGGCCTGGGATGGCCCGACGCCCGTGAGAGGCTTCCCGCCCGGTCCACGCTGCTGCTGTACACCGACGGCCTGGTCGAGAGCCGGACGCGTTCCATCGACGGGGGGCTGGCCGAGCTGCGCCGCCACGCCGGCGCCCTCGCGCACCGGGACGTCGAGGACTTCTGCGACGAGCTCCTGGCCCGCATGGCGCCCAGTGGCGACGACGTCGCCCTCCTCGCCCTGCGCATCCCGGAGTGGGGGGAGGGCCGGGACGGCAAGCCACCGCCGCGGCAGCAGTCGCACAGCCCGGCCGCGCCCAACCGCGCCGCCCCCGGGTCCCTCGTGGAGGACACCGAGGTACGGGACACGTCCTGA
- a CDS encoding PP2C family protein-serine/threonine phosphatase yields the protein MAQRVPDGPEDLQSPAPAEGGYLDQIQDGLQQVAHAHGRVRELLGAVLAISKELELDSVLRTINETARQLAQARYAALGVLDDAGEFTELITSGFGRDQFAALGDRLPHGTGLLGELVRDPHPLRVDHVAEHPHAVGFPAGHPAMTNLLGVPIRVRDKLYGTLYLADRKSGEPFTDDDENIVVALAGAAGVAIENARLYDQLRHATEDFQRRLLPRMPRREDLELEARYQPSTEAPRIGGDWYDLVRLPGRVPCLMVGDVMGHGLEAATVMSQISNMLRVIAFEEEEPPSRILRRLDEVLHELHGGPMATVIIARLEPSAHGKRLHWSSAGHLPPLLVTPDHRARYLETDTGLPLGVDPVMERVDHTELLPPGSTLLLHTDGLVEHPRRSIDEGMADATGIAAVRASAPLPELCDALLAHGHYAFHDDVALLAARLAP from the coding sequence ATGGCACAACGAGTTCCGGACGGCCCCGAGGACCTGCAGTCCCCTGCTCCCGCCGAGGGTGGCTACCTGGACCAGATCCAGGACGGTCTCCAGCAGGTCGCGCACGCGCACGGACGCGTACGGGAACTGCTCGGCGCCGTCCTCGCGATCAGCAAGGAACTGGAGCTCGACTCCGTGCTGCGCACGATCAACGAGACCGCCCGGCAGCTGGCGCAGGCCCGGTACGCGGCGCTCGGCGTGCTGGACGACGCCGGTGAGTTCACCGAGCTGATCACCTCGGGTTTCGGCCGCGACCAGTTCGCCGCCCTCGGCGACCGGCTGCCGCACGGCACCGGCCTCCTCGGCGAGCTGGTCCGCGACCCCCACCCGCTGCGCGTCGATCATGTGGCGGAACACCCCCACGCGGTCGGCTTCCCGGCGGGCCACCCCGCGATGACCAACCTGCTCGGAGTGCCGATCCGCGTGCGGGACAAGCTCTACGGCACGCTCTACCTGGCCGACCGGAAGAGCGGCGAGCCCTTCACGGACGACGACGAGAACATCGTTGTCGCGCTGGCCGGTGCCGCCGGAGTGGCCATCGAGAACGCCCGCCTGTACGACCAGTTGCGGCATGCCACGGAGGACTTCCAGCGCAGACTGCTCCCCCGGATGCCCCGCCGTGAGGACCTGGAGCTCGAGGCCAGGTACCAGCCCTCCACCGAGGCGCCGCGGATCGGCGGCGACTGGTACGACCTCGTCCGGCTGCCGGGCCGCGTGCCGTGCCTGATGGTCGGCGACGTGATGGGCCACGGCCTCGAAGCGGCCACCGTGATGAGCCAGATCAGCAACATGCTGCGGGTGATCGCGTTCGAGGAGGAGGAGCCTCCGAGCCGGATCCTGCGCCGGCTCGACGAGGTCCTGCACGAACTGCACGGCGGCCCGATGGCCACCGTCATCATCGCCAGGCTCGAGCCCAGCGCCCACGGCAAGCGGCTGCACTGGTCGAGCGCGGGCCACCTGCCGCCGCTGCTGGTCACGCCGGACCACCGGGCCCGCTACCTGGAGACGGACACCGGACTGCCCCTGGGTGTCGATCCGGTGATGGAGCGGGTGGACCACACGGAGCTGCTGCCGCCCGGCAGCACACTGCTGCTGCACACCGACGGGCTGGTCGAGCACCCCCGCCGGTCCATCGACGAGGGGATGGCAGACGCGACCGGCATCGCGGCCGTCCGGGCCTCCGCCCCGCTCCCCGAGCTCTGCGACGCGCTCCTCGCGCACGGCCACTACGCGTTCCACGACGACGTCGCGCTCCTCGCTGCCCGCCTCGCCCCGTGA